The following nucleotide sequence is from Mangifera indica cultivar Alphonso chromosome 1, CATAS_Mindica_2.1, whole genome shotgun sequence.
TGATCAAAATGCTGCATTTTTCCCTGAGAGAAGGGGAGCAGAAGATGTGAGAGGAAGTTGCTTTGGTGTATCTGTTTGCTGATAACAATGGTGTGGGGAATTTGCAGGGGGTGATTCGTTTCTGCGAAAATTGAAGATGGGGATGGAGGTTGATGCTGATACATTTGGACAGCATGATTCACAAAGATTCAGATGCGGTTGGACTTTAGAATCTCCGGTGTCTCTTTGTTGAAGATAAGGTGTGGTGATAATTGGCTCGTATTAAATGCCCCTGATTGTAAATGGCCAATTTGTCCCTACCAATAGCTTAGAAATTACAGCACTTCTAAGGGCACAATAAGCAtttcaaattatcaataaataatgataatataaccaaaaaaggccaaaggattatttcccctcataaaatttccttttaactttaaaaatttcatttactcaTTCAtaaccatttaaatttattaattttaagagtaaaattattatttcatatttaatattaaaaataaatttaaatatgatttaatttttctcatttagatttaaaaaactaacttttttctttaaatcaagtttaaaaaaagtcacatttctcctttagggtttaatttcaaTATCTCATCACTTTCTCTGGTGCCATCATTGGTCATCTCTCTCTTCCGatggtttcttttattttgacaatCTGTCTCAATGTCATTTCAATCCCTTTTACAACTAAAAGACATCGTCtgagaaaataaatagtttttaaaaaaaaaaacaagttatcttCCCAGACGACATGGGTGTTGGAGGGGTTGGGATGACACTGAGGTAGGTTGTCGGAGGAAGAAGAACTATCGAGAAGAAGAGACGACCAATGAAGACATCAGAAAAAGTAATAGGATATTGAAACTAAATgttaggggaaaaatgttattttttaaaatttgatttaagagagaaaatattaatttttaaacttttaaaaagaaaatgagataatttttttaaaaattaaaattttattaattttaaacaattataaatagataaataagatttttaaagtttataaggaATTTTCGGTGAATTAACACACTTTAGGCGGAAATTAGTTTttgatctttaaaaaaaaaaaaaaaaaacctttaagtTGCGTGCGTTTTGAATTCgagttaaatttataattccTATTTGCCTTATATTTATTCACACGATGGGAAAGTGGTCAGAATCTCACCCGCCTAGTGATGCGTGTGATCTAAGACAAACTTAAATTTCGTGTGGAATAAGATAAGTTTATTGACTTTAGCTTGACTTCTCTAAAAATGTATAAGGAAACTAAATTTCACACTACAAGTAAACGATATGGATTTGACTAGGGAGTTGAGGGGAGGATCAGGATGTACTGTGATTGGTAGATTATATCGTAACGCTCCTGACGCGCTTTCAGGAGCGAGGCTGATAATCGTCTACTCTTAATTTTCAACAAAACTAGTTGACAAGAGGATGGCTTGTTAAGTCTGGCATCCTTCCAGTATTGGTGCTTTGAAAAACAGATCATTTGTGAGACACCAGCTAACGTAATCTGTAGAAATCTtcccaattttatattttattcatccTTTCATGTCAGCATTTCATACTTCATGATAAATCATTGGCCAAAGGGCTTATTCCCACGGACTTTACTCTTTTCAcaagatttcatttttttaaaatcttttaaaaacatttttatttatctataaatattaaatttattagttttaaaaataaaattatcattttattaataatattaaaattaaattaaaattttattttattttttctctcataaatcttaaatactaataatttttcttagaccaaatttaaaaaaataacattctccCTTCCCAAGTTTTATTTTCTATTCTTCAACACCATCTCTAATGGTTTCTCTCTCCAACAGTCTTTCTTTCCCCATCTCTCCTTTTCGGCTAATTGACTATACAAGATGGAAGATGAACCCAAAACATGCTTCATCTTACATCTTAGATGGCCGACCAGAGGGAGAGATGGGTAGAGAGAGACCAttagagagagagggagagtcTTGGGAGGGAGAAGCCATCATAGATGATATTagagaatataaaataaaccctaaggaaaaaatattattttttaaaatttaatttaaataaaaattattagtttttaaggtttaaaaaggaaaagaaataaaattttaaaactatcaaattttattaattttaaccatttatgCATGggtataaagattaaaaaaaaaaaacgatgaGAATTTAAGAATGAGTAAACTTTTGGTGGAAGTAAATCCTTCGGCTTAAAACATATCACCAATAAACCCTTAAATTTGGACACCTTACATCATTTACCAGTTTGCCTTGTATTATTATTActctttaaatttaatgttacgtataaaagttaaaattctaattttcaaaatgtgaCCACTGAAGTGTTAAGAGATAAGACCATACTGATTATAGAAAGTTGGAATTTGTAGTGTCAGGGTAACTCGGGCAAGAGAATATTCTAAACATCTCccaaattgatatatattgcCAATAATtgtaatgatattttataataggaTATAAAAAGGTAAGGGAAATATGATGAATAGTTCTCTTGGATTATCTCTTAAAAAAAGGATAATGATAAAACCCAACTAGTTTTTCAACCAAATGTCCAATAAGTTTTCTATTCGATGTGGTTTATTTGATTCTGAAAGTGATGatccaattcaaataaaatttttgttataaaaaaaaaaaaagactactACTCGTCTCAAAATATATCATGTAAGGCACAACTCAAGTTTAGGCATTCCAAATTGGAGGAGGTGGTGGACTAGACAGTGCTATGTGTTAGGTTGTAAATGGCAATACTCAACATGTCACAAGTCATGTTGTGCTAAGACCcacaaacaaaatatcaaaactcaCATAAGACAAATCATGCCTCCATAGGCCTTTTTGGGAGTTAACCCATAgaaatataaacattttaatgttcataattaattttctaaaagacaaagaaaagatGATACACaaatgcttttaaaattttattaaaacgtTCACTTATGCAAAAAGAAAGTCGTGGTTATATGTTAATAACAACAACTAAgccaataaaataaatgaaacttaTGTTTTACATGGAAAAATAAACTCATGTACAATTATCATCAATCTTCACTTTTATAagaatctaaatttttaaaatttttaaatgcatCGTAAACAACATGATtttgcattttaaaattttttcacctACTCTTTCGTACTCATAATAGttttaactaagatttttaaaactgaatcgaaatgaaaactattttaaatattaattctggTCAAATCGTTTAAACCGGtcgatttgatcaaaattttaattttattatgtaataacttataaaaattatatctatttatatatgttttacatattaaattttatgttatgtaaaAGATCAGTGAACGGACTTTGAATTTCCAAGCAACAAAGTAAATTGTTGCCTGCAGCAAATCTCCCTCTGCATTTGGagcaaggaagaagaaacaataTTAAAGGTTTATTAAATAACCCTTTAacccaaagaaaaaatttattggtGCAATTTAATACTTGATTTGACGGGACGAAACGTCAGATTACctgaacaaataaaataaactttattttatatgaaacctTGAACCAAGAACCTAGCAAACCGGGTTGGACTGCGGTTCAAGTGCGAACCGATGGTTCAACTGCAgttcaatctaattttaaacCTAAAGCGATTTTGCTTTCAACAATATCCATCTATAGTACGGATTCATAGTCCGATCAGATGAACCGGCCTGTCCGGTCCGGTTTTTCAATCCATGGTTTCAATAACATTTGGATATAAACTTGCTTTTATATCATTCAATATATGTCTACCTTGtacaaaaagattatttaaatgCTACAGTGAAATTTAAGCGGCCTAATAGACATGACCAATAAGTTGTACCAAGTTGTATTGGCTCAACTTTAGTTTTGAGTCAGTTCTAATACAATTCATCTTGTCTAGTGGTCAGGTTATGCTTAGACCTATTAATTgacagaaagaaaaaattgtaataagtatatatctatcaaagacaaaaaaaagtaaaaatattgcTATACATTAACTAATCCCTATATCACCTATAATTTAAGTCCATCAAAATTACGTGAACACAGTATACAAAACCTAAGTTAATAATATAAGGTAAAGTAGCTAGACTTACTTTTAAAATGTAAGAATGATACATGAAACCTCCATGAGAGCATGAACATCTTACAATTGTCAGAAGTTATACCACACAAAATCCACTTGAGTCTCCCAAACTCTCAGTTCAACAACAGAAACCCAAAATTATTGGAAACACTTTGAGAGAACAAAGCAAAAAAGCAATCGCCTTGTTGATAGGACTCTCTCACtcttatataaacatatttattacaCCTTTAAAGCCAAATTGAATCCAACAATGAccaaattttaaccaaaatcaaatacatgtaaattaattttttgaaatctaAACACCAGTTTCTTGGAAATTCTGTAGAGGATAAGCTATGGATGGTGTAGGGTCACCACCTGATTCAGCTTCAGATTCATTCTTCACGCCCCTTGTGATCTCCATGGCAGGCATAGTTTCTGCCTCTCTAGCCATTATTTCATTCcatcaatttattattagatattgCTTGAGACGGCTATTGAGGTCATCTACTGATATTATTTCTGCCTCGGAACCACTTCCCAATCTGCATTTTCCCTCCGGGGTCGAAGAGAAAATCCTCGTTACAATTCCGATTCTCTCTTATTCGACAACGAATGACACGAAAAATGCCTTTCGTGTCGATCAAACCGAGTGTGTGATCTGCCTTGGAGAGCTGGAAGATGGGGAAATGGTACGCCTGTTGCCTAATTGTAGGCATGCATTTCATGTAGCATGCATCGATAATTGGTTTTTAAGGCACTGCAGCTGCCCCATTTGCCGGTCACCTCTTGTTGAAGAAAGGACTAGTTTAGATGTCGCCACGCCTGTAACTCACGAAATCACAAATGAAGACGGGGTTCATGATTCGAATCAGATTAATGGGCACAACGGTGGTAGCTTAACTAGTAGTAGCACCAGCGATGGAAGTGAGTCGAGTGATTCATCAATGGAGGAACGTCCGAATGCGTTGCTAAGACATAGTGTGTCATTATTGTTACCATGTGAAGTGAAACCACCATGTTTGGCTCTAGCGTTGAAGAGATCCTTATCCATGGATCAGTATTTTGTGCTTATTAATACACCAAGTGAGATTAGAAAGGAAGAATCATCATCTTCGTCGTCTTCTTCATCAAGAGATTTGTTAATGAAAAGTAGATCATATGGGGCACGATATTTGTCGTCAAGATTAGAGAGGTCGTTCTCACAACTAAGGATGGGCAGGAGTAGCACCACACCTAATGGAATTCTTCCTTATTGAGGTGGTTTTAAGTTATATCTATTTCCATTCTGATACAATTAATTGAACACTATGACTGTTTTTCTTTAACGCTTGAGCCTCTATTCCATtggtttagttttttattttcattttttcattctAGACTCCATTAATTTCTTGCTTACAAGCAAATAAAGAATCATTGATCCATTAATTAATCTTGGATTCTCAATATTGGTATATAATTCCATCCGTCTAACATATCAGAAATTAACATGCTGATAGTAATCTGCTGCGCAACCATATGTATTAATTCtaccaaatttgataaaattgtaattaatgcTACAAGAACTTTCTAACAATGAACAATGTGCAACATACTAATTGGGTATTACCAAAATTTGCatcaacataaaataatttgattcagtcGGCTGCCCATATATTCTTGCTCACGTGTTGATATTTCTATGCAGATTTTGCCTGGAAACAGCCATACATCGTCAGTTTCCACCGTCCAACAACCACAAAATGCATTAcgaaaaactatatttatatacatatttgacCAACACTAGATATCACCGAGCTAAATTCTTGCTTTAGCTTAGATCATCCGTATTATTGATCACCTAATCTTCATCTATCCGACCTCTTCTAAATGAATATTTGAGGAAACATCACCAACCCTCCATTTTTATAATCCTTCCAAATCAATGTTAGGTGCTTTCATATCCTAATAATGCAAATTATATGAAATCGGATACATGACAATTGTCACAAGTGAGCCACGTGCCCCAGTACTTCACAACTTTTATGGTCACTCCTGACAAGTGTACACTGCCACTTCCATCTCTTCACCCATCTCTATCTCAGTTCAAC
It contains:
- the LOC123226083 gene encoding RING-H2 finger protein ATL17-like: MDGVGSPPDSASDSFFTPLVISMAGIVSASLAIISFHQFIIRYCLRRLLRSSTDIISASEPLPNLHFPSGVEEKILVTIPILSYSTTNDTKNAFRVDQTECVICLGELEDGEMVRLLPNCRHAFHVACIDNWFLRHCSCPICRSPLVEERTSLDVATPVTHEITNEDGVHDSNQINGHNGGSLTSSSTSDGSESSDSSMEERPNALLRHSVSLLLPCEVKPPCLALALKRSLSMDQYFVLINTPSEIRKEESSSSSSSSSRDLLMKSRSYGARYLSSRLERSFSQLRMGRSSTTPNGILPY